CGGGTTAGTACGACGGGTCTGTTAGATAAGTTGGCAAATATTCTAGTCCAATCCACTTTATCTAGCGACAATTTTTATCTATATTAGGTAAGTCGAGATGGGCTGATTCACAATCAATCACAACACATCATTTGGTGGGGGTGAGATGAACATGTCCGTCATCTGGACAGGTCAAGAAATTTCAACTCAACTCGTCTATTTAACAAGGTAGGCTAATCTAACGAACCTGACCATTTTAACATCTCTAACTTCCAACCTATGAAAAACCAttttaactaaaataataagGAATACTCAGtggatgtttattttaaaatttggttTGAAGTATAGGTTGGAGATAAATATTGTGTTTCAATTGAAGGGAGGAGTTGACTTTATGCCAATAATAAAAatctataattttaatttttttttttttttttgatttgtTTGGATAAATATAGTTCAAATAAATTACATATGTACTCTATATCAAATTAAACAAattcaataataattattaaacaaaagTGATCATTTGgaaaatttttcttcaaaaacttCCCAAAATCAAATCTTTTCATTAATATCAAATCAACCTTAGGAGTACTAGTTGTGTCTGACCAAATTGTGTATATGTATGTAGAGAAGTTACTCCAGAAGTTATTTAAGTTCCACTCAGAGAGGTACAATGAATGCCACATTTGTTTCTGTCAATTAGAGACATAGTTTTTATAAGAAAAAATAGACCAAGCATTTATACAAAAATACACACTCCAAAATCTGCCATTGACATGCATGAATGAAAATGTGCTTGCACTATGAATTTTATACAGACATAACACAGTAGCTATTGCTGAGCAAAGACACGGAAAAAGGAATACAGCAAAGCAGATGGAATTGCATTTGAACCTGTTTGGGTGTTTTCAGTTGTGTTTTTAAAATCACGTCTAGTTTTGAACttattataaatttttgaaGGGATTTTTTTAGCACATTGAAGCTCATACATGAATCTCGAATGCAATTTTTACCCAAGAAAAATGACCAAGATCTCTTCCCCGGGTTTTAAACAATTCAATGGTTTCACGAAATAGAGTGCCGCCTGTCTTTCCCTGCTTTAACTCTGCCTTTCAAGCCCGGTGTGTTCCCCTCAGGCCGAATAAACCTGCCAAGCTTCCTCGAGACAGAGCTTAATAAAGATTTCCGAGACGGAAGAGGCTTCTCCGCAATGGACATTGTGCGCGAGATAACCAAAGGATTAGCATGATCACCTGGTATTTTAACTGAAGAATTTTCCACGTCTTTCAATTTCATTTTCATCTTCATTAGCTCCAGTTTCAGGATCTCATTTTCCCTCTGTAGAGTTGAAATTGAGTCTTCATCTGGAATCGTGTGAATTTCCATTGTTTCCTGGGTTTTGGGTGGATCAAGAGCAGGGGACGACTCGTGGAGTCCACCATCCACGACCTCCCCAAGGCGCTGCTGCTCGTGGTATAGAACTTGAACAACTGTTTGAACTGGAAGCCTGTCGTTTTGAGCTGCGTGTGCACAAGCTTCACGAGATAGCTTTTGACAGTCCATTAAACTGCAAATCTTCTTTCTCTCCATGTCGCTTAACTCAGGATGCGCCTATACAACGGAACGGTGCAGATAAAAACATTGTGCATAAGACTTTAAAACTTTGAAGTTGAGAATCCACAAGATTTCTATAGAATCAACAAACCTTTAAGTATATGTCAATGGCTCTATACATTCCATCATCAGTTACTCTGTGCTGTTCAGGAATAAGTTCCGCGAAGTCGAGGAACCTCGGAACAGATAAGTTGTGATCAGAAGCAATTTCAGCAAGGTAGCTCTCCATTAATCTTGTCACAGTCTCCTTCTCATGTGATGGATGGGAAACGTAATATTGGTCTACATCATATCCTACTCTGTTTAGCTCCATTCTATTTTCGAAAAAATTCATCATGATTCGCTGTATGGTCTCCACATCGAACAACGTGTCTCCTGTTAAAGAATAAGAAggaatcaataaatcatctatgACAGCTTGTCCCAGTTGAGAAGCCATCATCTTCTCCAAGTCAAGGCGGCAAGCAAATGTTGTGTCTAAAAATATTGCAGCTCGAAGAAGCATCGACAGGAAGCTCACAGGCATTGAGTTCTTCTCTCTCGGAAGAAGACCAACCATCATTTCTAAAACCACCCTTTTCTCATACTGTTGTTTTGTATCGATCTTCTTTCGACCCTTTCCAAATAACTCCTGGAATGTTCAGAAAAATGTGTCACATCAGTGATTCAAAAATAGTATAATAAACAAATTCATGGAGCAAGACCTCACCAAACCTCGAAGAGATTTCTGTGCATAAAGCATTAGTATAGGTCCAAGTGCATATTTCTTGAATCCCCTAGATATCATTTTAACAATAACCCGTTGAAACAGATCAATTCGAAGCAGTGTCAAATCTTCAGCCCACCAATCCACAATAGGCTTCGAGACAGGAAAATTATACGAAACCGAGTCATATAACTCCTCGCTTTTGGGATCCACCGGCGCAGCAAATTGGCTATCTCTACAGGCAATAAAGGCTATTGTATCGATGCATCGATTCACCAGTTTAACATTCTCTGCTACGGGAAAAAGATTTTCACAAGAATGTAAAATGAACACTGCCCCTGCAAGACTTGTTAGTGCTACCTCATTTATGTACGCTTCGGTTCTTCCAATTAAGTTTCCGACCGCGTAATCCTCCGTCATTTCAAGAAACTCGGCCGCACATCTTAGCATCGCTATGTTTTCTGTACTAATTTCGAAGTTCACTCCATAGAAAAATTTTGCCGCAAGTTCGAATGCGTCCGCCCCGCCGGGGATATCGGGGAGCTTGATGATAGAAAGATCAGCATCTACAGATTCTGAAACCAGCTTCCTTATGTATCCACTTTTCGACACCAAAGGAAACTGTACGTTtcaacatatatcaaaattactcCATTCTTATCCATGAAACTTAACAAAAAATGACGTTGGATATTCAAACAAAACCCCAACTGATATAAATCAAGAAATCGGTGAATTCTGAGCATTTTATCTATTATAACATAATCTACCTTGTGCAGTGAGAAGGAGGTTCCTCCAGCAATAACAGTAACATCGGTAGGAATCTCCTGGGAAAAAACCCTGTtaaatttcaaaagaaaaaactcAGATTCTTCTTCCACTCCAAAAATCAAGAACATACATATCATGCACACAAGATTATTGAAAAAGAAACAAAGTTGACCATTCGCTAGTCCTCTTCATGGTAGCAGAAAGGCGATGTATTTTCTTGGAAGAAATGTTTGCATCATTGGATTGTGTAGTGTGTTGGTTGTGGTCAAGATCCAGCATcctcatatttaattatttttatgaggACTTCGCTGCATTAAATTGAAGGGTGAAAGTACAGATAATCAGTTTCCGTTCGTTGTTGGATATGGATAAGAAATAACTGATAACCGTGTCCTTTTCTTTCTGAACATAATCTATTGAAGTTTACGACGTGAAGGGTAACAAGCTTCCTACTTCATAGTACTCTTGGTCATTTCCTCCATTCTAGACACTTTGAAATTTACGGGTTGTATTTTGCGAGAcatatttattatttgattttttatgctaagaatattattttttattgtgaatatcggtagggttaactcgtctcacaaataaagattcgtgagaccgtctcataaataaagattcgtcagatcgtctcacaaaaaaccgtctcacaaataaagattcgtgagactgtctcacagtTAGATACTTACTATTGTTTCCTCTTCTTTTTGTATATACTAATACGTAACTCTTGTTTTCAGTTTCCCTTTTCCAACTATCATTGTACCGAATTGTGCAGCTCAACGTAATCTTTGTACTTTGGGGAGTATTAAGggttttttacaaaaataatttaatttttaaaatttttttcaaaaataatgtaaaaaaaaaaatcttttcaaaACTACCCTAATCCGCTCTCacggagcgcggacgctgcacacgtggagcagcgtccgcgctccgtAAGAACGGACGTTGTGCCATGTAGGCATcagaaaatattagcgacggataaTATAaccaaaccgtcgctactttgcgacggtttataaaaccgtcgcagcGCCGTCGCTATtattagcgacgatttataaaccgtcgctgcaATGTACCCAGCGACGggttataaaaccgtcgcaactgagcgacggttttaaaccgtcgctaaaggcgctcttaaccgtcgctaaatgcgcatttgaaactttaataaatttgcATGATGGGCTTATACTCTTGCAAGCCCACGATCCATGTCCCCATTATATTAATATCATCATAATCTCGATCGACGATCCAATATCATTGATTGACAATTTCAACTTGTTTGTTTATATGACGCACACTTTAATTTCGAGATACCTACCTCTACGCACGCTACGCGTAATTGTATCAACATCGTGCACATATACGCCGCAGATAAttttgaactttcaacggcTTGCAAGTTTGCAGCCTTCAATATACGCTGTGGTAAGAGAATTTGCGCGCTGCCAAAatccatttttgttgtagttaATATATTGTGGGTGTTCAACCGAAATGGatttttatccgaagtttgaacacccacaatattcactacaacaaaaatggatTTTCGCAGCGCGCAAATTCTCTTACCGCAGCGTATATTGAAGACTGCAAACTTGCAgccgttgaaagttcaaaaTTATCCGCGGCGTATATGTGCACGATGTTGATACAATTACGCGTAGCGTGCGTAGAGGTAGGTATCTCGAAATTAAAGTGTGCGTCATATAAACAAACAAGTTGAAATTGTCAATCAATGATATTGGATCGTCGATCGAGATTATGATGATATTAATATAATGGGGGCATGGATCGTGGGCTTGCAAGAGTATAAGCCCATCATgcaaatttattaaagtttcaaatgcgcatttagcgacggttaagagcgcctttagcgacggtttaaaaccgtcgctcagttgcgacggttttataaccCGTCGCTGGGTACattgtagcgacggtttataaatcgtcgctaataatagcgacggtgctgcgacggttttataaaccgtcgcaaagtagcgacggtttggtTATAttatccgtcgctaatattttctgATGCCTACATGGCACAGCGTCCGTTCTTacggagcgcggacgctgctccacgtgtgcagcgtccgcgctccgtGAGAGCGGATTAGGGTAGTTTtgaaaaggtttttttttttacattatttttgaaaaaagttttaaaaattaaattatttttgtaaaaaaaccCGAGTATTAAACTGTTAATACTAATGAATGGAGATATTACCTTCAAAGACTTGATCAAGATTTCTTTACCCTATTCATTGGAGGATACTTGAAAATTTATTTGTTTAAcatgataataatatttttaattaactgTGATTTCAATATTATATagtataattaattttaaatttggaTTTCAAATTTCA
This is a stretch of genomic DNA from Primulina eburnea isolate SZY01 chromosome 11, ASM2296580v1, whole genome shotgun sequence. It encodes these proteins:
- the LOC140806140 gene encoding BTB/POZ domain-containing protein SR1IP1-like, producing the protein MRMLDLDHNQHTTQSNDANISSKKIHRLSATMKRTSEWVFSQEIPTDVTVIAGGTSFSLHKFPLVSKSGYIRKLVSESVDADLSIIKLPDIPGGADAFELAAKFFYGVNFEISTENIAMLRCAAEFLEMTEDYAVGNLIGRTEAYINEVALTSLAGAVFILHSCENLFPVAENVKLVNRCIDTIAFIACRDSQFAAPVDPKSEELYDSVSYNFPVSKPIVDWWAEDLTLLRIDLFQRVIVKMISRGFKKYALGPILMLYAQKSLRGLELFGKGRKKIDTKQQYEKRVVLEMMVGLLPREKNSMPVSFLSMLLRAAIFLDTTFACRLDLEKMMASQLGQAVIDDLLIPSYSLTGDTLFDVETIQRIMMNFFENRMELNRVGYDVDQYYVSHPSHEKETVTRLMESYLAEIASDHNLSVPRFLDFAELIPEQHRVTDDGMYRAIDIYLKAHPELSDMERKKICSLMDCQKLSREACAHAAQNDRLPVQTVVQVLYHEQQRLGEVVDGGLHESSPALDPPKTQETMEIHTIPDEDSISTLQRENEILKLELMKMKMKLKDVENSSVKIPGDHANPLVISRTMSIAEKPLPSRKSLLSSVSRKLGRFIRPEGNTPGLKGRVKAGKDRRHSIS